A window of bacterium contains these coding sequences:
- a CDS encoding fumarylacetoacetate hydrolase family protein produces the protein MIHDGFFLAGNAPALELIGRGLVRPGTVYALGRNYAEHAAEMNAPAEPVVFLKPATSLLPGGGVVPWPCGAAVVHHEVELTLLLGGGGADLDREAARRAIAGIGIGVDLTARDLQDEAKRKSQPWARSKGFPGAAPVSAFVDPAALGGSFVEIDLALTVDGALRQSDTAASMILDPAETVAALSRWFDLRAGDVVFTGTPKGVGPIERGQQVVARSRRLGLEVGFTMA, from the coding sequence ATGATCCACGACGGTTTCTTCCTCGCCGGGAACGCCCCGGCGCTCGAACTGATCGGCCGCGGGCTGGTCCGCCCCGGAACGGTCTACGCCTTGGGGCGGAACTACGCCGAGCACGCCGCGGAGATGAACGCGCCGGCCGAGCCGGTCGTCTTCCTCAAGCCGGCGACGTCGCTGCTGCCGGGAGGAGGCGTCGTCCCCTGGCCGTGCGGCGCCGCGGTCGTCCACCACGAGGTCGAGCTGACGCTGCTGCTCGGCGGCGGCGGCGCGGACCTCGACCGCGAGGCGGCGCGGCGCGCGATCGCCGGCATCGGGATCGGCGTCGATCTCACGGCGCGCGACCTGCAGGACGAGGCGAAGCGGAAGTCGCAGCCGTGGGCCCGCAGCAAGGGGTTCCCCGGCGCGGCCCCGGTGAGCGCCTTCGTCGATCCGGCGGCGCTCGGCGGCTCGTTCGTCGAGATCGACCTCGCGCTGACGGTGGACGGCGCGTTGCGGCAATCGGACACCGCGGCCTCGATGATCCTCGACCCCGCGGAGACGGTCGCCGCGCTCTCGCGCTGGTTCGACCTGCGCGCGGGGGACGTCGTCTTCACCGGGACGCCGAAGGGCGTCGGCCCGATCGAGCGCGGCCAGCAGGTCGTCGCGCGCTCGCGGCGGCTCGGCCTCGAGGTCGGCTTCACGATGGCCTGA
- a CDS encoding flagellar protein FliS, which produces MLRDQRGNSLLETTWALFLCLIIMLAAVTFIANSFRGAHHSKDKTFAVQKAIAILEELKGVVEQKGGGGTAVLLDNYDDGAAFNPILTTTTGITDPAAPASGNLPNGGAWRYYRQVSVTRLPNATDNSVRLVNVRLFARETAGEKMTELADVGGLVRTIADRYPPTQVYDVYAIAVSQVPGWWVYLANLVPFVQQAVNDLEARNPGLEFRTHWITNLAYGRDLEYKPFINSANDSRSDINWVYFYPGTLPTGSAVDRYYVPTQFKAEVSIDGTVTNGYDATSNPLSYAVADQYNNAMRYDDELNLYNQRKAAGLETEPTYRLLLDDMVLNPSKYTNAILINLHGELIPLPPVRNYSDAAKDPGTTVPNKMLNIRAVAHPERLRFNTTGLSTGSMPHLRVRVYSYLSDPGSSTLPTPNIMYDGVPITVFFPNVDVSSASVYVMPGGVDADGTTGVDPYPKAWLAAPTTASAQRMYYTVQFDSSRGTLFRLYNSPLKTPSLEQLPSTGYNNGCSWSSPAGLPTTYRLYGMDYIPTPFSPDFTERPLGECYSRPKNTARWIIDVPDSALVRNTKYTIETRLGDVTLSDPVSSWPGSRGNHPPNLSRTYAWYGDDSWAWGSASNAPAIPPTEWFQYQGDPRHNPYADLIASFDSTSNPVGGGYNNYFNYFTPSASGYSMFTEMALRNGWPTDTSGSNTNKVEIDVNRFFQLVRTSLLKTQSIWTTMTGFSYYYVGLGNEIGYDSANGFDYSIPVSTKPFTGSSGSGFEQSITSGGVKIVRENTSNGWWSKAWLGELWPDDKYATYWAPYGNLPTGTGAGRYVRTQRANITTNLPAGTNFFNTDHRSWERGCTALFQIGSARSTFHHNSTDGQTGNLTTDGNEIASNYRFPIPSSATISRPFGTTINNTGANPDGFLDTHYYDGRLSATALATYFNHQSGSSVNGSQLLMLKGTPTVSSGATAPVDQAYIVVNGLDRTVSNGSAFISRWSFLTLIHSFLRAGVPGVTGSGNPVVRQVPQVRISTPNDLTDIPSTATTITVNWSLNWKRWDGQKYTSQYPDSFADGNGVYYAVIYSADGGSTWRYVQDGAAATPGAAPDSTHRVVSSDTTVSRDWDISGLAQGSYLLRVEAYRSNMALHYGYHMQKIFVKR; this is translated from the coding sequence ATGCTTCGGGACCAACGCGGCAATTCGCTGCTGGAGACCACGTGGGCGCTCTTCCTGTGCCTGATCATCATGCTCGCGGCCGTCACCTTCATCGCCAACTCGTTCCGCGGCGCGCACCACTCGAAGGACAAGACGTTCGCGGTGCAGAAGGCGATCGCGATCCTCGAAGAGCTCAAGGGCGTCGTCGAGCAGAAGGGGGGCGGCGGCACTGCCGTCCTGCTCGACAACTACGACGACGGCGCCGCGTTCAACCCGATCCTGACGACGACGACCGGGATCACCGACCCCGCTGCGCCGGCCAGCGGCAATCTCCCGAACGGCGGCGCTTGGCGCTACTACCGGCAGGTGTCGGTCACGCGGCTGCCGAACGCGACGGACAACAGCGTGCGGCTGGTCAACGTGCGGCTCTTCGCGCGGGAGACCGCCGGCGAGAAGATGACCGAGCTGGCCGACGTCGGCGGCCTCGTCCGCACGATCGCCGACCGCTACCCGCCGACGCAGGTCTACGACGTCTACGCGATCGCCGTCTCGCAGGTTCCCGGCTGGTGGGTCTATCTGGCCAACCTCGTGCCGTTCGTCCAGCAGGCGGTCAACGACCTCGAGGCCCGCAACCCCGGGCTGGAGTTCCGCACCCACTGGATCACGAATCTCGCCTACGGCCGCGACCTCGAGTACAAGCCGTTCATCAACAGCGCGAACGACTCCAGGAGCGACATCAACTGGGTCTATTTCTATCCGGGCACGCTGCCGACCGGCTCGGCGGTGGACCGCTACTACGTGCCGACGCAGTTCAAGGCGGAGGTGAGCATCGACGGCACGGTGACCAACGGCTACGACGCGACGTCGAATCCGCTGTCGTACGCGGTCGCCGACCAGTACAACAACGCGATGCGCTACGACGACGAGCTGAACCTGTACAACCAGCGCAAGGCGGCGGGACTGGAGACCGAGCCGACGTACCGCCTGCTCCTCGACGACATGGTCCTCAACCCGTCGAAGTACACGAACGCGATCCTGATCAACCTCCACGGCGAGTTGATCCCGCTGCCGCCGGTGCGGAACTACTCCGACGCGGCGAAGGACCCCGGGACGACGGTCCCGAACAAGATGCTCAACATCCGCGCGGTCGCCCATCCGGAGCGGCTGCGGTTCAACACCACCGGCCTCTCGACCGGCTCGATGCCGCATCTGCGGGTGCGCGTCTATTCCTACCTCTCCGATCCGGGCTCCTCGACGCTGCCGACGCCGAACATCATGTACGACGGCGTGCCGATCACCGTCTTCTTCCCCAACGTGGACGTGAGTTCGGCCTCGGTCTACGTGATGCCGGGCGGGGTGGACGCCGACGGCACCACCGGGGTGGATCCCTATCCGAAGGCCTGGCTCGCGGCGCCGACCACGGCGTCGGCGCAGCGGATGTACTACACGGTCCAGTTCGACTCCTCGAGGGGAACCCTCTTCCGGCTCTACAACTCGCCGCTCAAGACCCCGTCGTTGGAGCAGTTGCCGTCCACCGGCTACAACAACGGCTGCAGCTGGAGCAGTCCGGCGGGCCTTCCGACCACGTATCGTCTGTACGGCATGGACTACATCCCGACGCCGTTCTCGCCCGACTTCACGGAGCGGCCGCTCGGCGAATGCTACTCGCGGCCGAAGAACACGGCGCGCTGGATCATCGACGTTCCCGATTCGGCGCTGGTCCGGAACACGAAGTACACGATCGAGACGCGCCTCGGCGACGTGACGTTGAGCGACCCGGTCTCCTCGTGGCCCGGGAGCCGCGGCAACCACCCGCCCAACCTCTCCCGCACCTACGCCTGGTACGGCGACGACTCGTGGGCCTGGGGAAGCGCGAGCAACGCGCCGGCAATTCCCCCGACGGAGTGGTTCCAGTACCAAGGGGATCCGCGGCACAACCCGTACGCCGACCTGATCGCGTCGTTCGACTCCACGTCGAACCCCGTCGGCGGCGGCTACAACAACTACTTCAACTACTTCACCCCGTCGGCGAGCGGCTACTCGATGTTCACCGAGATGGCCCTGCGGAACGGGTGGCCGACGGACACAAGCGGCAGCAATACCAATAAGGTCGAGATCGACGTGAACCGGTTCTTCCAACTTGTCCGCACGTCGCTGCTCAAGACGCAGTCGATCTGGACGACGATGACCGGCTTCTCCTACTACTACGTCGGGCTCGGCAACGAGATCGGCTACGACTCCGCCAACGGGTTCGACTATAGCATTCCGGTATCGACCAAGCCGTTCACCGGCTCCAGCGGATCGGGGTTCGAGCAGTCGATCACGAGCGGCGGCGTGAAGATCGTCCGCGAGAACACGAGCAACGGCTGGTGGTCGAAGGCGTGGCTCGGCGAGCTCTGGCCGGACGACAAGTACGCGACCTATTGGGCGCCGTACGGAAACCTGCCCACCGGGACCGGCGCGGGGCGCTACGTCCGGACCCAGCGCGCGAACATCACGACCAACCTGCCTGCGGGGACGAATTTCTTCAACACCGACCACCGCAGCTGGGAGCGCGGCTGCACCGCCCTCTTCCAAATCGGCTCGGCGAGATCGACGTTCCACCACAATTCGACGGACGGCCAGACGGGAAACCTGACGACGGACGGCAACGAGATCGCCTCCAACTACCGCTTCCCGATTCCGTCCTCGGCGACGATCAGCCGTCCGTTCGGGACGACGATCAACAACACGGGCGCCAACCCCGACGGCTTCCTCGACACGCACTACTACGACGGACGCCTGTCGGCCACGGCCCTCGCCACGTACTTCAACCACCAGAGCGGCTCGTCGGTCAACGGCAGCCAGCTCCTGATGCTGAAGGGGACGCCGACCGTCTCCTCCGGAGCGACGGCGCCGGTCGACCAGGCCTACATCGTCGTCAACGGGCTGGACCGCACCGTGTCGAACGGCAGCGCCTTCATCAGCCGCTGGTCGTTCCTTACGCTGATCCACAGCTTCCTGCGGGCCGGCGTGCCCGGCGTCACCGGCAGCGGCAACCCGGTCGTCCGTCAGGTGCCGCAGGTCCGCATCTCCACGCCGAACGACCTGACCGACATCCCGAGCACCGCGACGACGATCACCGTCAACTGGAGCCTCAACTGGAAGCGGTGGGACGGGCAGAAGTACACCAGCCAGTACCCGGACAGCTTCGCCGACGGCAACGGCGTCTACTACGCCGTGATCTACAGCGCGGACGGCGGTTCGACGTGGCGGTACGTGCAGGACGGGGCGGCGGCGACTCCCGGCGCGGCGCCCGATTCGACGCACCGCGTCGTGAGCAGCGACACGACCGTCAGCCGCGACTGGGACATCTCGGGGCTGGCGCAGGGGAGCTACCTGCTGCGCGTGGAGGCGTATCGTTCCAACATGGCACTGCACTACGGCTACCATATGCAGAAGATCTTCGTGAAGAGGTGA
- a CDS encoding beta-ketoacyl-[acyl-carrier-protein] synthase family protein, giving the protein MAQRRVVVTGMGALSSLGAGLDVNAAALRAGRSGVTFNADFAERGFASQVSGAPATPPDCPLADRRIVKSSSAGALMALWATHEALADAALPLDQVRGSDLPVIVGAGTGSSLDNHIAASSMEKHGSTKRVSPYTVPHVMASSAAANVSVALGAKGESWAVSSACSTGAHAIYLASLLIKAGRYDRVLVGAAEEADWTRAGAFDAMFALSRRFNDRPSEASRPFAGDRDGFVISGGAGILVLEDLETARRRGARIHAELLGAAANSDGHDMVAPLPAGAAAVMRMALDQAGLRPDEIDYVNAHGTSTPQGDVSEATAMRDVFGARQPWISSTKSLTGHAVGAAGSLEAIYTILMLERRFLAPSVNVTPATVDPECAGLRLVLEADNDLAPRVALSNSFGFGGTNACLALRRWDEGAA; this is encoded by the coding sequence ATGGCGCAGCGGCGAGTCGTGGTCACGGGAATGGGGGCGTTGTCGTCCTTGGGCGCGGGGCTGGACGTGAACGCGGCCGCGCTGCGCGCGGGACGCTCCGGCGTCACGTTCAACGCCGACTTCGCGGAGCGGGGCTTCGCGTCCCAGGTGTCGGGCGCGCCGGCGACGCCGCCCGACTGCCCGCTCGCCGACCGCCGGATCGTCAAGTCCTCCAGCGCGGGGGCGCTGATGGCGCTCTGGGCGACGCACGAGGCGCTCGCCGACGCCGCGCTGCCGCTCGACCAAGTGCGCGGCAGCGACCTTCCCGTGATCGTCGGCGCCGGCACCGGCTCGTCGCTCGACAACCACATCGCCGCCAGCTCGATGGAGAAGCACGGCTCGACGAAGCGGGTCAGCCCCTACACGGTGCCGCACGTCATGGCCTCCTCGGCCGCGGCCAACGTCTCCGTGGCGCTCGGCGCGAAGGGCGAGAGTTGGGCCGTCTCGTCGGCCTGCTCGACCGGCGCGCACGCGATCTATCTCGCCTCGCTCCTGATCAAGGCGGGACGCTACGACCGCGTCCTGGTCGGCGCCGCGGAAGAGGCCGACTGGACGCGCGCCGGCGCCTTCGACGCGATGTTCGCCCTCTCCCGCCGCTTCAACGACCGGCCGAGCGAAGCCTCGCGCCCCTTCGCGGGCGACCGGGACGGCTTCGTGATCAGCGGCGGCGCGGGAATCCTGGTCCTGGAGGACCTCGAGACCGCGCGCCGGCGCGGAGCGCGGATCCACGCCGAGTTGCTCGGCGCGGCGGCGAACAGCGACGGCCACGACATGGTCGCCCCCCTCCCCGCCGGCGCCGCGGCGGTGATGCGGATGGCGCTCGATCAGGCGGGCCTCCGCCCGGACGAGATCGACTACGTCAACGCCCACGGCACCTCCACGCCGCAGGGGGACGTCTCCGAGGCGACGGCGATGCGCGACGTCTTCGGCGCGCGCCAGCCGTGGATCTCCTCCACCAAGTCGCTCACCGGCCACGCCGTCGGCGCGGCGGGATCCTTGGAGGCGATCTACACGATCCTGATGCTCGAGCGGCGGTTCCTCGCCCCGAGCGTCAACGTGACGCCCGCGACGGTCGATCCGGAATGCGCCGGCCTGCGCCTGGTCCTCGAGGCCGACAACGACCTTGCGCCGCGCGTCGCGCTGTCGAACAGCTTCGGCTTCGGCGGCACCAACGCCTGCCTCGCCCTGCGCCGCTGGGACGAAGGCGCGGCGTGA
- a CDS encoding prepilin-type N-terminal cleavage/methylation domain-containing protein, with amino-acid sequence MILGRRRKGAEGARGRERGVSMIEMIVSMALLTVVSLIMYEVYVGTMRAGEFLESHGDLARMGQVALNQVKAQILQGRFAFQNDTLGTSYLGALTLSRAALADGRLPTVDPNGVVAQDDGTTHRTGNAFFFARQIDPIMVTANGKQLIADRLVFTYIYLAPAGGDRLLGADRIDMLEAVSAPYADADQLAGYGSDQAAVAQALYNAGVQKAWKVGQPLSQAFFNINVSTGSLGSAVTSPTISMTAQTLLKGLNSGKVSGKMAYSVAMNTPPGPISETVGVFAYPDSSHPRFPGGFEVQCVGPSGGRKVVMRLVLLGNYGKKINAQVNFVTAAANQM; translated from the coding sequence ATGATTCTCGGCCGGCGGCGGAAGGGGGCGGAGGGAGCGCGCGGGCGGGAGCGCGGCGTCTCGATGATCGAGATGATCGTCTCGATGGCGCTGCTCACGGTCGTCTCGCTGATCATGTACGAGGTCTACGTCGGTACGATGCGGGCCGGCGAGTTCCTGGAGAGCCACGGCGACCTGGCGCGGATGGGGCAGGTGGCGCTGAACCAGGTGAAGGCGCAGATCCTGCAGGGCCGGTTCGCCTTCCAGAACGACACCCTCGGCACCTCCTATCTCGGCGCGCTGACGCTGAGCCGAGCGGCGCTGGCCGACGGGCGGCTGCCGACGGTCGATCCGAACGGCGTCGTCGCCCAAGACGACGGAACGACGCATCGGACGGGGAACGCGTTCTTCTTCGCGCGGCAGATCGACCCGATCATGGTCACGGCGAACGGCAAACAGTTGATCGCCGACCGGCTTGTCTTCACCTACATCTATCTCGCTCCGGCGGGCGGGGACCGCCTGCTTGGGGCCGACCGCATCGACATGCTCGAGGCGGTGAGCGCGCCGTACGCCGACGCCGACCAACTGGCCGGCTACGGATCGGACCAAGCCGCGGTCGCCCAAGCGCTCTACAACGCCGGCGTGCAGAAGGCTTGGAAGGTCGGCCAGCCGCTCAGCCAGGCGTTCTTCAACATCAACGTTTCGACCGGCAGCCTGGGAAGCGCCGTGACTTCGCCGACGATCTCGATGACGGCGCAGACCCTGCTCAAGGGACTGAACAGCGGCAAGGTCAGCGGCAAGATGGCCTACTCCGTGGCGATGAACACGCCGCCCGGGCCGATCAGCGAAACCGTGGGCGTCTTCGCCTATCCCGACTCATCGCACCCGCGGTTCCCCGGCGGCTTCGAGGTGCAGTGCGTCGGGCCGTCCGGCGGCCGCAAGGTCGTGATGCGGCTCGTGCTCCTCGGCAACTACGGCAAGAAGATCAACGCCCAAGTCAATTTCGTCACCGCGGCGGCCAATCAGATGTAG
- a CDS encoding iron-sulfur cluster assembly accessory protein, whose translation MSIEKIPESDAPMLVTSAAVARLRKFADDNDEFQGKSFRVFIEGGGCSGMRYGFVFDDPGEEDFAWDVEGQPVVVDPVSMQYLRGAKVDYVSDLRGEGFLVDNPNAKTSCGCGHSCGE comes from the coding sequence ATGTCGATCGAGAAGATCCCCGAGTCCGACGCGCCGATGCTCGTCACGAGCGCGGCCGTGGCTCGTCTCCGCAAGTTCGCCGACGACAACGATGAGTTCCAGGGGAAGTCGTTCCGCGTCTTCATCGAAGGGGGCGGCTGCTCCGGCATGCGCTACGGCTTCGTCTTCGACGACCCCGGCGAGGAGGACTTCGCGTGGGACGTCGAAGGGCAGCCGGTCGTCGTCGATCCGGTTTCGATGCAGTACCTGCGCGGGGCGAAGGTGGACTACGTCAGCGACCTGCGCGGCGAGGGGTTCCTCGTGGACAACCCGAACGCCAAGACGTCCTGCGGCTGCGGGCACTCCTGCGGCGAGTGA
- the hpnD gene encoding presqualene diphosphate synthase HpnD, which translates to MTTAPQEAPPGRGGPAGYVAKMARASGTNFFYAFLTLPRPRREGICAVYAFCRAADDAVDDAPSAAAAEAAVAAWRAELDRLFAGAPEHPVSRALAPAVERYALPKALFEQVLDGVAMDMAPRRFASWDELALYCGRVAGAVGRLSVRVFGVADERADAYADTLGEALQLTNILRDIGPDAALGRCYLPRDEMDRFGVDEAALLVPGEARAALLRFEAARARERYARAAELVRGRERTLCAAEVMSAIYRRLLDAVERRGFPVQGPVVRLPRPVKLYVAARVFARCRRARSAE; encoded by the coding sequence GTGACGACCGCCCCGCAGGAAGCGCCGCCCGGGCGCGGCGGCCCCGCCGGCTACGTCGCCAAGATGGCCCGGGCGTCGGGAACGAATTTCTTCTACGCCTTCCTCACCCTGCCCCGTCCGCGCCGCGAGGGGATCTGCGCCGTCTACGCCTTCTGCCGCGCCGCCGACGACGCCGTGGACGACGCGCCGTCGGCCGCCGCGGCCGAGGCGGCGGTCGCCGCGTGGCGCGCCGAGCTCGACCGTCTCTTCGCCGGCGCCCCCGAGCATCCGGTGAGCCGCGCGCTCGCCCCCGCGGTCGAGCGGTACGCGCTGCCGAAGGCGCTCTTCGAGCAGGTCCTCGACGGCGTGGCGATGGACATGGCGCCGCGCCGCTTCGCCTCGTGGGACGAACTGGCGCTCTACTGCGGCCGCGTGGCCGGCGCGGTCGGGCGGCTCTCGGTGCGGGTCTTCGGCGTCGCCGACGAGCGGGCCGACGCCTACGCCGACACGCTCGGCGAGGCGCTGCAGCTCACGAACATCCTGCGCGACATCGGCCCCGACGCCGCGCTCGGCCGCTGCTACCTGCCGCGCGACGAGATGGACCGCTTCGGCGTGGACGAGGCCGCGCTGCTCGTTCCGGGCGAGGCGCGCGCGGCGCTGCTGCGGTTCGAGGCGGCGCGGGCGCGCGAGCGGTACGCGCGCGCCGCGGAGCTCGTCCGCGGCCGCGAGCGCACGCTCTGCGCCGCCGAGGTGATGAGCGCGATCTACCGCCGCCTGCTCGACGCGGTCGAGCGGCGCGGCTTCCCCGTCCAAGGGCCGGTGGTCAGACTGCCGCGCCCGGTGAAGCTCTACGTCGCGGCGCGGGTCTTCGCCCGCTGCCGCCGCGCGAGGTCGGCCGAATGA
- a CDS encoding 1-acyl-sn-glycerol-3-phosphate acyltransferase, with protein MRVRDAIGWTAILAAGLAATAAAEVAALPTPRARRRLLFQRFARRWARIALWRRALRVEGLELIPREGPAIYAANHQSNLDIPLLHAALPPGFRWLSRDDLFAARGVGHALRRMGAIPVARDDRRRSAWAARSALDALAAGDRIVVFPEGTWGAPDGRMRRFKEGVALMARRSGAPVVPLTILGSAAANPPPTFELHPAKLRVVVHPPLGAESFAGIDDETWLARLRETIGGPLPLGAAPIA; from the coding sequence GCGGCGACGGCGGCGGCGGAAGTCGCCGCGCTGCCGACGCCGCGCGCGCGGCGGCGTCTCCTCTTCCAGCGCTTCGCGCGGCGCTGGGCGCGGATCGCCCTCTGGCGGCGCGCCCTGCGCGTCGAGGGGCTGGAGCTGATTCCCCGCGAAGGCCCCGCGATCTACGCCGCGAACCACCAGAGCAACCTCGACATTCCGCTGCTGCACGCCGCGCTGCCCCCCGGCTTCCGCTGGCTTTCGCGCGACGATCTTTTCGCCGCGCGCGGCGTCGGCCACGCGCTGCGCCGCATGGGCGCGATCCCGGTCGCGCGCGACGATCGCCGCCGCTCGGCCTGGGCCGCGCGCTCGGCGCTCGACGCGCTCGCCGCGGGGGATCGGATCGTCGTTTTTCCGGAAGGCACGTGGGGCGCGCCGGACGGACGGATGCGCCGCTTCAAGGAAGGCGTGGCGCTGATGGCGCGCCGGAGCGGCGCGCCGGTCGTGCCGCTGACGATCCTCGGCAGCGCGGCCGCGAATCCGCCGCCGACGTTCGAGCTGCATCCGGCGAAGCTGCGCGTCGTCGTCCACCCGCCGCTCGGGGCGGAGTCGTTCGCCGGGATCGACGACGAAACGTGGCTCGCGCGGCTGCGGGAGACGATCGGCGGACCGCTGCCGCTCGGGGCCGCGCCGATCGCCTGA
- a CDS encoding CarD family transcriptional regulator encodes MKFKVGDKVVYPNHGIGVVKEIKDQEIRGERATFISLQILASDSTVMVPLRNSDTVGLRKLVSKAKVREVLDRLRAAQVEVPTDWKGRFQDSQDKMRSGDLEQVAIVLKNLTYLNSLKPLSYRERKVLDRARALVVSELAEAGRIDAPAAERLVDEAMADVLGAAAAH; translated from the coding sequence TTGAAGTTCAAAGTGGGAGACAAGGTCGTCTATCCCAACCACGGAATCGGCGTCGTGAAGGAAATCAAGGATCAGGAAATCCGCGGCGAGCGCGCGACGTTCATCAGCCTGCAGATCCTCGCCTCGGACAGCACCGTGATGGTCCCGCTCCGGAACAGCGACACCGTCGGCCTCCGCAAGCTCGTCTCCAAGGCGAAGGTGCGGGAAGTGCTGGACCGGCTCCGCGCCGCGCAGGTCGAGGTCCCGACCGACTGGAAGGGGCGCTTCCAGGACAGCCAGGACAAGATGCGTTCGGGCGACCTCGAGCAGGTCGCGATCGTCCTCAAGAACCTGACCTACCTCAACTCGCTGAAGCCGCTCTCGTACCGCGAGCGGAAGGTTCTCGACCGGGCCCGCGCGCTCGTCGTCAGCGAACTCGCCGAGGCCGGGCGGATCGACGCGCCGGCCGCGGAGAGGCTGGTGGACGAGGCGATGGCCGACGTTCTCGGCGCCGCCGCGGCCCACTGA
- a CDS encoding radical SAM protein, whose amino-acid sequence MSRAKRPQDSPPLLVAADAAGEVFEIPGLYAMARSGGSWLRPEPREYRPLPQGSLLFHLPDRRPVGWDPRIGRPRVVDSWNGVEVFAAAAFLPPAHTLLYLAPWRRLGASKPLPLFAYCALGFDGGTFVAPAVRVDPDRRQDVALFDEDEIEAGARRALERFPGNRLVKHVVDDCARTYCCPAARNFCLGRWEAPLPTSPTCNADCVGCISYQPGGEIPETQPRLTFKPTPEEIAELAVAHLESAPRPVVSFGQGCEGEPLLRAEAIEEAIRLIRKRTSRGVVNINTNASRPDAVRRLVDAGLDAMRISMNSARPELYARYHRPRGYTFDDVLASGRAVSAAGGHVSLNYFVFPGVTDDEAEFDALRRVLDETGARLIQARNLNLDPDVYLPALGLPPRLAPGFGVERWMERVRAEAPQVRFGYFNPALEDWPADMTERARR is encoded by the coding sequence GTGAGCCGCGCCAAACGACCCCAGGACAGTCCGCCGCTTCTCGTCGCCGCCGACGCCGCGGGCGAGGTGTTCGAAATCCCCGGTCTCTACGCCATGGCCCGTTCCGGCGGCTCGTGGCTGCGCCCGGAACCGCGCGAGTACCGCCCGCTGCCGCAGGGGTCGCTGCTCTTCCATCTCCCCGACCGCCGCCCGGTCGGCTGGGATCCGCGGATCGGCCGGCCGCGCGTCGTGGACAGTTGGAACGGCGTCGAGGTCTTCGCCGCGGCCGCCTTCCTGCCCCCCGCCCACACCCTGCTCTACCTCGCGCCGTGGCGCCGCCTCGGCGCCTCCAAGCCGCTGCCGCTCTTCGCCTACTGCGCCCTCGGCTTCGACGGGGGGACGTTCGTCGCCCCCGCCGTGCGGGTCGATCCCGACCGCCGGCAGGACGTCGCGCTGTTCGACGAGGACGAGATCGAGGCCGGCGCGCGGCGCGCGCTGGAGCGCTTTCCGGGCAACCGGCTGGTCAAGCACGTGGTGGACGACTGCGCCCGGACCTACTGCTGCCCCGCCGCGCGCAACTTCTGCCTCGGCCGCTGGGAGGCGCCGCTCCCGACGAGCCCGACCTGCAACGCCGACTGCGTCGGCTGCATCTCCTACCAGCCCGGCGGCGAGATTCCGGAGACGCAGCCGCGGCTGACGTTCAAGCCGACCCCCGAGGAGATCGCCGAGCTGGCGGTCGCGCACCTCGAGAGCGCGCCGCGCCCGGTCGTCTCGTTCGGCCAGGGGTGCGAGGGGGAGCCGCTCCTGCGCGCCGAGGCGATCGAGGAGGCGATCCGGCTGATCCGCAAGCGGACCTCGCGCGGCGTCGTCAACATCAACACCAACGCCTCGCGCCCCGACGCCGTGCGGCGGCTCGTGGACGCCGGGCTCGACGCGATGCGGATCTCGATGAACTCGGCCCGTCCCGAGTTGTACGCGCGCTACCACCGGCCGCGCGGCTACACGTTCGACGACGTCCTCGCCTCCGGCCGGGCCGTCTCCGCGGCCGGCGGGCACGTCTCGCTGAACTACTTCGTCTTCCCCGGCGTGACGGACGACGAGGCGGAGTTCGACGCGCTCCGCCGCGTCCTCGACGAGACCGGCGCGCGGCTGATCCAGGCGCGCAACCTGAACCTCGATCCGGACGTCTACCTTCCCGCGCTCGGCCTGCCGCCGCGCCTCGCCCCCGGCTTCGGCGTCGAGCGCTGGATGGAGCGGGTGCGCGCGGAGGCGCCGCAGGTGCGCTTCGGGTACTTCAACCCCGCGCTCGAGGACTGGCCCGCCGACATGACGGAGAGGGCGCGCCGCTGA